The Deltaproteobacteria bacterium genome contains a region encoding:
- a CDS encoding GHKL domain-containing protein — MTGPSAFQIVAAGVHFVPALIWVIVAQNSWRFVRTRQPQSRFFRMLPWVGTAVAINYLQLSLICLIPIEIERQHLTGVIALFVWNDWIIFAVVALARHMAYFFPTPERLPSRAWLAVNYGSLVLISALDIFCIGPSQVQLLPQYAALYAALRIVYQVVMLSSILLTVVRLARPGGWGSWSGVWMPRRADAWFLGGGLLSMLSWLVLLALRGWQTPPQLWEPTPSNVALDMIAGIGFVAPLAVRILGEVVRGFVITAAMLLIAGVLSHGVMIAAAAPALEAFRPLVNFAFTAALVLLLVPGHTWLRGAVDHLIFRRRRRRREELQNFLHTLSPELGAARCCRRALVEVERVMPLRGVAIVLDNGDVFEQGAINVAAIAREWPRSADTGVLPDRALVGYELRELPVALQGVVSDAGIVGVAPIVGGRHAWGTLFISTSLLAATFSAEDVQTIEAFTDQLALILDGAELLARVVSVERSLAHSERLAAIGELAARVAHEIRNPVTAARSLAQQLAEEPASPLNADHAGLILTELDRVERQVAALLRFARREEFQFAPVDLGELARTTVDALRPRLEAAGITVAIDAPAGITAQADREKLRQVLINLIENARDALADENTNAKRLSLVVTRHNGSATLQVSDTGPGVPPEALARLFEPFFSLKPQGTGLGLAIAKRTIEAHRGSIAANANSDGMTFTITLPRDSGLETRDTGLDA; from the coding sequence ATGACCGGTCCAAGCGCGTTCCAGATTGTGGCCGCGGGCGTGCATTTCGTGCCAGCGTTGATCTGGGTCATCGTCGCGCAAAACAGTTGGCGCTTCGTCCGCACCCGTCAGCCGCAGAGCCGTTTCTTCCGGATGCTCCCGTGGGTCGGCACTGCGGTCGCCATCAACTACCTGCAGCTCTCGCTCATCTGCCTCATTCCAATCGAGATCGAACGGCAACATCTGACCGGAGTCATCGCTCTCTTCGTCTGGAACGATTGGATTATCTTTGCCGTGGTCGCCCTAGCGCGGCACATGGCCTACTTTTTTCCCACGCCGGAACGACTGCCGAGCCGCGCGTGGTTGGCGGTGAACTACGGCTCGCTGGTGCTGATCAGCGCGCTGGATATTTTCTGCATCGGGCCCTCCCAGGTACAGCTCCTGCCGCAGTACGCGGCGCTGTATGCGGCGTTGCGCATCGTTTACCAGGTGGTGATGCTGAGCAGCATTCTCCTCACGGTCGTGCGCCTGGCGCGTCCGGGGGGATGGGGTTCATGGAGCGGCGTATGGATGCCGCGACGAGCGGATGCGTGGTTTCTTGGCGGCGGGTTGCTGAGCATGCTGAGCTGGTTGGTGCTGCTCGCGCTCCGCGGTTGGCAGACACCGCCGCAACTGTGGGAGCCGACGCCGTCGAACGTCGCGCTCGACATGATCGCCGGGATCGGATTCGTCGCTCCACTGGCGGTGCGCATTCTCGGCGAAGTGGTGCGCGGCTTCGTGATCACCGCGGCGATGCTGCTGATCGCCGGCGTACTCAGTCATGGCGTCATGATAGCCGCGGCCGCTCCCGCACTCGAAGCGTTTCGCCCCCTGGTGAATTTTGCGTTCACCGCCGCGCTCGTTCTGCTGCTGGTTCCCGGGCACACGTGGTTGCGCGGAGCCGTCGATCATCTGATCTTCCGCCGCCGACGCCGTCGGCGAGAAGAGTTGCAGAATTTTCTGCACACGCTGTCGCCCGAGTTAGGGGCCGCGAGATGCTGCCGGCGCGCCTTGGTCGAGGTCGAGCGTGTCATGCCACTGCGCGGGGTCGCCATCGTCCTGGACAACGGCGACGTGTTTGAGCAGGGGGCGATCAATGTCGCGGCGATCGCGCGCGAGTGGCCGAGGAGTGCCGATACCGGCGTCTTGCCCGACCGCGCACTCGTGGGCTACGAGCTGCGCGAGTTGCCGGTTGCCTTGCAAGGCGTGGTCAGCGATGCCGGCATCGTTGGGGTTGCGCCCATCGTCGGCGGCCGCCACGCGTGGGGCACCTTGTTCATCAGCACGAGTCTGCTGGCGGCGACCTTCAGCGCGGAAGATGTGCAGACGATCGAAGCCTTCACCGATCAACTGGCGTTGATCCTCGATGGCGCCGAGTTGCTCGCACGGGTCGTATCGGTCGAACGGTCGCTGGCACACAGCGAAAGACTCGCAGCGATCGGCGAATTGGCTGCGCGCGTAGCGCACGAAATTCGCAATCCGGTTACCGCCGCTCGCAGTCTGGCGCAGCAGCTCGCCGAGGAGCCGGCCTCTCCGCTCAACGCCGACCATGCTGGCTTGATTCTGACCGAGTTGGATCGCGTCGAGCGCCAGGTCGCCGCGCTGCTGCGCTTCGCGCGGCGCGAAGAGTTTCAGTTTGCGCCGGTGGACCTCGGCGAGTTGGCGCGCACCACCGTCGACGCGTTGCGTCCGCGGCTCGAAGCCGCGGGCATCACCGTCGCGATCGACGCGCCCGCTGGCATCACGGCGCAAGCCGATCGCGAGAAGCTGCGCCAGGTTTTGATCAACCTCATCGAAAACGCGCGCGACGCGCTCGCCGACGAGAACACCAACGCCAAGCGGCTCTCGCTCGTGGTGACCCGCCACAACGGCAGCGCGACGTTGCAGGTGAGCGACACCGGTCCGGGCGTTCCACCCGAGGCGCTGGCGCGCCTCTTCGAGCCGTTCTTCTCGCTCAAACCCCAAGGCACCGGGCTCGGGCTCGCCATCGCGAAACGCACAATCGAAGCGCACCGCGGCAGCATCGCGGCCAACGCCAACAGCGATGGGATGACGTTCACCATCACGCTGCCTCGGGACTCCGGGCTAGAGACTAGAGACACGGGACTAGACGCATGA
- a CDS encoding TIGR03560 family F420-dependent LLM class oxidoreductase: protein MTTPVRFGLFVPQEIADAGLLREIAQTAERCGYHSLWVYDHLFNYPTPGNRVVLEAFTTMSLLAAWTQTIRIGALVLCDGYRNPALTAKMTATLDALSGGRIEFGYGAGWHEGEYRGYGYDFPPVATRIAMMEEALTIITRLWQGGPATFEGKHYRISDAICEPKPMQQPRPPITIGGGGEKLLLRAVARHADIWNYFPGPLPEYERKLAVLKDHCATVGRDPATLQQSLLVPTITAAWEKEVRDQLEGAKQRGLLWAQGNALVQGTPDIVVPRFRDYIRRGVSLFILALPNARDLKQIEFIAEAVMADLM from the coding sequence ATGACTACCCCAGTGCGCTTCGGATTGTTCGTGCCCCAGGAAATCGCCGACGCCGGACTGCTGCGCGAGATCGCGCAGACCGCCGAGCGCTGCGGCTATCATTCGCTGTGGGTGTACGATCATCTTTTCAACTACCCAACGCCGGGCAATCGCGTGGTGCTGGAAGCCTTCACGACGATGAGCCTGCTTGCGGCGTGGACGCAAACGATTCGCATCGGCGCGCTGGTGCTGTGCGACGGCTACCGCAATCCGGCACTGACGGCGAAGATGACGGCGACGCTCGATGCGCTCAGCGGCGGACGGATCGAGTTCGGCTACGGCGCCGGCTGGCACGAAGGGGAGTACCGCGGTTACGGTTACGACTTCCCGCCGGTCGCGACGCGGATCGCGATGATGGAGGAGGCGCTAACGATCATCACGCGCTTGTGGCAAGGCGGTCCCGCCACCTTTGAAGGCAAGCACTACCGGATCAGCGACGCCATCTGTGAGCCGAAGCCGATGCAGCAGCCGCGCCCGCCTATCACCATCGGCGGTGGTGGCGAGAAGTTGCTGCTGCGCGCGGTCGCGCGCCATGCCGACATTTGGAACTACTTTCCCGGCCCGCTTCCCGAGTACGAACGCAAGCTCGCGGTGCTCAAGGATCACTGCGCAACGGTCGGCCGTGATCCCGCGACGCTGCAACAGTCGTTACTCGTCCCAACGATCACCGCCGCGTGGGAAAAGGAAGTGCGCGATCAACTCGAAGGCGCCAAGCAGCGCGGCCTGCTGTGGGCGCAGGGCAACGCCTTGGTGCAAGGCACACCCGACATCGTCGTGCCGCGCTTCCGCGACTACATTCGCCGTGGCGTGTCGCTGTTCATCCTCGCCTTGCCCAACGCGCGCGACCTTAAGCAGATCGAGTTCATCGCCGAAGCGGTGATGGCAGACCTCATGTAG
- a CDS encoding type II toxin-antitoxin system HicB family antitoxin encodes MKYKIALERTPEGYSVSVPGLPGCWSQGATEAEAITNIRDAITEYLIVRDELVRDADVREVEVV; translated from the coding sequence ATGAAATACAAGATCGCGCTCGAACGGACACCCGAAGGCTATAGCGTCTCAGTGCCCGGCTTGCCCGGCTGTTGGTCGCAAGGAGCGACGGAAGCGGAAGCGATCACCAACATTCGCGATGCGATCACCGAATACTTGATCGTCCGTGACGAACTGGTCCGCGATGCGGACGTGCGCGAGGTTGAGGTCGTCTAA
- a CDS encoding sigma-54-dependent Fis family transcriptional regulator: MKGAILVVDDERTIGIAIQRLLTGRGYTVDTALSAEDAVAKLGESVYHLVITDLSMKKLSGIDLLRWIKQHTPQTAVIMITAYGSEKIAVEAMKLGAADYIPKPFDNDELELVVARVFEGLALRRDLRLFQENAADVYRFENIIGKSAAMQRVFDVIRKVADTDLTVLVRGPSGTGKELVANALHFHSPRRTKPLIKVNCAAFSRELVESELFGHEKGAFTGAITAREGKFEIADGGTLFLDEIGDMPSETQAKILRVLQEREFERVGGNQTLKVDVRIIAATNQDLEANVKNGSFREDLYYRLKVVTIDLPSLRERPEDLPLLIDHFLIATTTRLRREPKTLAPEASRALLTHQWTGNVRELAHAIEHAVALASGAEIQLADLPASLNPGAAVVPDASGDGALSFKDAKQHVVERFERDFIIAALTRHQGNISKAAEEIGMYRQHLQLKLAEYGIDAAAYRRSDAAS, from the coding sequence ATGAAGGGGGCCATTCTCGTCGTCGACGACGAGCGCACCATCGGGATCGCGATTCAGCGCCTGCTCACCGGTCGCGGCTACACGGTCGACACCGCGCTATCGGCCGAAGACGCGGTCGCGAAGCTCGGAGAGAGCGTCTATCATTTGGTGATCACCGACCTGAGCATGAAGAAGCTCAGCGGCATCGATCTGCTGCGCTGGATCAAGCAGCACACGCCGCAGACGGCGGTGATCATGATCACGGCGTACGGCTCGGAGAAGATCGCGGTCGAGGCGATGAAGCTCGGCGCGGCCGATTACATTCCCAAACCGTTCGACAACGACGAGCTGGAGTTGGTGGTCGCGCGCGTCTTCGAGGGCCTGGCGCTGCGCCGCGATCTGCGTCTGTTTCAAGAAAACGCCGCCGATGTTTATCGGTTCGAGAACATCATCGGCAAGAGCGCCGCGATGCAGCGCGTGTTCGACGTCATCCGCAAGGTCGCCGATACCGACCTCACTGTGCTCGTGCGCGGGCCGAGCGGCACGGGCAAGGAGCTGGTGGCCAATGCCTTGCACTTTCACAGCCCGCGGCGCACCAAGCCGCTGATCAAGGTCAACTGCGCGGCGTTCTCCCGCGAGTTGGTCGAGAGCGAATTGTTCGGCCACGAGAAGGGGGCGTTCACCGGGGCGATCACGGCCCGTGAAGGCAAGTTCGAGATCGCCGACGGCGGCACGCTGTTCCTCGACGAGATTGGCGACATGCCGTCCGAAACCCAGGCGAAGATCCTGCGCGTGTTGCAAGAGCGCGAGTTCGAACGCGTCGGCGGCAACCAAACGCTCAAGGTCGATGTGCGCATCATCGCCGCGACCAATCAGGACCTGGAAGCGAACGTGAAAAACGGCAGCTTCCGCGAAGACCTCTACTATCGGCTGAAGGTGGTCACCATCGATCTGCCATCGTTGCGCGAGCGGCCGGAGGATCTGCCGCTACTCATCGACCATTTTCTCATCGCCACCACCACCCGCCTACGACGAGAGCCGAAGACGTTGGCGCCCGAGGCGTCGCGCGCGTTGCTCACACACCAATGGACCGGCAACGTCCGCGAGCTGGCGCACGCCATCGAGCACGCCGTCGCACTGGCGTCCGGAGCAGAGATTCAACTCGCCGACTTGCCCGCGTCATTGAACCCCGGCGCGGCCGTGGTGCCCGACGCCTCTGGCGATGGCGCGCTCAGTTTCAAAGACGCGAAGCAGCACGTCGTCGAGCGCTTCGAGCGCGACTTCATCATCGCCGCGCTCACACGGCATCAGGGCAACATCTCGAAGGCCGCCGAAGAGATCGGCATGTATCGACAACATCTCCAACTCAAGCTCGCCGAGTACGGAATCGATGCGGCGGCGTATCGCCGGAGCGACGCAGCAAGTTGA
- a CDS encoding type II toxin-antitoxin system PemK/MazF family toxin → MRKGEIWWAALGQPFGSAPGFRRPVVILQTNSFNDSPIRTVIVAAITSNLDLAAAPGNVLCRRRDTGLSKNSVVNVSQVATIDKQALLNRVGTLAAPKLAAVEEGLRLVLGL, encoded by the coding sequence ATGCGCAAAGGCGAGATCTGGTGGGCGGCACTGGGTCAGCCGTTTGGGTCGGCACCAGGCTTTCGCCGTCCGGTCGTGATCTTGCAAACCAACAGCTTCAACGACAGCCCGATCCGCACAGTGATCGTAGCAGCGATCACTTCCAACCTTGATCTCGCCGCGGCCCCTGGCAATGTTCTCTGTCGTCGCCGAGACACCGGTCTGTCAAAGAACTCCGTCGTGAACGTGTCGCAGGTGGCGACGATCGACAAGCAAGCACTACTCAACCGCGTGGGAACGCTGGCCGCGCCGAAACTCGCGGCAGTAGAAGAAGGACTGCGGTTAGTGCTCGGTCTGTGA
- a CDS encoding DUF427 domain-containing protein, with translation MPRAIWNGAVLAESDRCVVVEGNQYFPIDAVNPAYLKPSETHTVCSWKGTASYYDVVVNDQTNKDAAWFYPIPKDAAQQITGYVAFWRGVQVEA, from the coding sequence ATGCCACGGGCAATTTGGAACGGTGCAGTGCTCGCCGAGAGTGATCGCTGCGTGGTCGTCGAAGGCAATCAGTACTTTCCGATCGACGCGGTGAATCCCGCCTATCTCAAGCCGAGTGAAACCCACACCGTGTGCAGTTGGAAGGGGACGGCGAGTTACTACGATGTCGTCGTCAACGACCAGACCAACAAGGACGCGGCGTGGTTCTACCCGATCCCGAAGGACGCAGCCCAGCAGATCACCGGCTACGTCGCCTTCTGGCGTGGGGTGCAAGTCGAGGCCTGA
- a CDS encoding adenylate/guanylate cyclase domain-containing protein, with protein MTATIEDVQVANARLQAAFAQEEYQGLRLATRVRLIVIAVISVWITVENPYPEVLFFFAMVAGFALLGVAPLALRRAGLDAPWQRYLFPLLDMTLLTITVMVPNPLSQQPALPPPLRLRLGNELYYFVFLTASMLTYSPRVVLWSGVCAAVGWSVATGWVVALPDTFAIVRRSQWSKLTHEQTVATLLDPHFVHLGIWGRQVVLMLVVAGSLAAIVWRVRRLVLRQIEAERARSNLSRYFSPNMVEELAGSDEPLRVTRTQSVAVMFVDIAGFTALSANQPPAAVISLLREFHRLIVRAVFDHGGTLDKFLGDGALVTFGTPRVGAHDASNALRCARAILQAIATWNGTRAERGEAPIRIGMGVHYGPVVLGDIGDEQHLEFAVIGDTVNVASRLQELTRSLGTDAIVSQDLIDAVKSDAEPADLTGLTEIGPQAIRGREGTLRVWAVGASRAVLFP; from the coding sequence ATGACGGCGACGATCGAGGATGTGCAGGTGGCCAACGCTCGCCTGCAGGCGGCGTTCGCGCAAGAGGAGTATCAAGGGTTGCGTCTGGCCACGCGCGTGCGCCTGATCGTTATCGCGGTGATCTCCGTGTGGATCACCGTCGAGAACCCGTATCCCGAAGTGCTCTTCTTCTTTGCGATGGTGGCTGGGTTCGCCCTCCTCGGCGTGGCGCCGTTGGCATTGCGGCGCGCCGGGCTCGATGCGCCGTGGCAGCGTTACCTCTTTCCGCTGCTCGACATGACGCTCTTGACGATTACGGTGATGGTGCCGAATCCGCTGAGCCAGCAGCCCGCTCTGCCACCCCCGTTGCGACTCCGCCTCGGTAACGAGCTCTACTATTTTGTGTTCCTCACGGCGTCGATGCTCACCTATTCGCCGCGCGTGGTGCTGTGGTCCGGTGTGTGTGCGGCCGTCGGCTGGTCGGTGGCGACAGGGTGGGTCGTGGCGCTTCCCGACACCTTCGCCATCGTGCGCCGATCGCAGTGGTCGAAGCTGACTCACGAACAGACGGTAGCGACGCTGCTCGATCCGCATTTCGTTCACCTCGGCATCTGGGGTCGGCAGGTCGTGCTGATGCTGGTGGTTGCCGGCAGCTTGGCAGCCATAGTATGGCGCGTCCGGCGCTTGGTGCTCCGGCAAATCGAAGCGGAACGGGCGCGCAGCAACCTGTCGCGCTACTTCTCGCCGAACATGGTCGAGGAACTCGCCGGCTCGGACGAACCGCTGCGCGTGACGCGTACGCAATCGGTGGCGGTCATGTTCGTCGACATCGCCGGCTTCACCGCGCTGAGCGCGAACCAGCCGCCGGCCGCGGTTATCAGTCTGCTGCGCGAGTTTCATCGTCTGATTGTGCGCGCCGTATTCGATCACGGCGGCACTTTGGATAAGTTCCTCGGTGATGGCGCGCTCGTCACCTTCGGAACGCCGCGCGTCGGCGCCCACGATGCGAGCAATGCGTTGCGCTGCGCCCGCGCCATCCTGCAGGCCATCGCGACGTGGAACGGCACGCGCGCGGAACGTGGGGAGGCGCCCATCCGCATCGGCATGGGCGTGCACTACGGCCCGGTCGTCCTCGGTGATATTGGCGACGAACAGCACCTCGAATTCGCTGTCATCGGCGACACCGTCAACGTCGCCAGTCGGCTGCAAGAGCTGACGCGCAGCCTCGGAACCGACGCGATCGTGAGCCAAGACCTGATCGATGCCGTGAAGTCAGACGCCGAACCCGCAGACCTCACCGGGCTCACCGAGATTGGGCCGCAGGCAATCCGCGGGCGCGAAGGCACGCTACGAGTGTGGGCCGTTGGCGCTTCGCGTGCCGTCTTGTTTCCTTGA
- a CDS encoding class I SAM-dependent methyltransferase produces the protein MHRLTSMLPATTVLIVMWCTAGCASWKRFAYEGFGRDAWQKPDEVIAALAIHPGEQIADIGSGGGYFTFRFAQVVGSSGKVYAVDIDQDMTDYVAARARDEGLANVDVILARVGDPLLPAAGVDLIFTSNTYHHIENRVAYFANARKYLHRDGRVAVVELAGKSWFSKWFGHYTPSETIRREMEAAGYHLEHEFSFLPRQHFLVFSVAVR, from the coding sequence ATGCATCGACTCACATCCATGTTGCCGGCCACGACCGTACTTATCGTGATGTGGTGCACTGCCGGGTGCGCGAGTTGGAAGCGGTTTGCCTACGAAGGATTCGGACGCGATGCGTGGCAAAAGCCGGATGAGGTCATTGCCGCCCTCGCTATCCACCCGGGCGAGCAGATCGCGGACATCGGCTCCGGCGGCGGCTACTTTACCTTCCGCTTCGCGCAGGTGGTCGGGTCGAGCGGCAAAGTGTACGCCGTCGACATCGATCAGGACATGACCGACTACGTTGCAGCACGGGCGCGCGACGAGGGACTGGCCAATGTCGACGTGATTCTCGCGCGCGTTGGCGATCCGCTGCTGCCGGCGGCGGGGGTCGACCTCATCTTCACGTCGAATACGTATCACCACATCGAGAATCGCGTCGCCTACTTCGCCAATGCGCGCAAGTACCTTCATCGCGATGGGCGCGTGGCGGTTGTCGAGTTGGCGGGCAAGAGTTGGTTCTCAAAATGGTTCGGGCACTACACCCCGAGCGAAACGATCCGGCGCGAGATGGAGGCGGCCGGGTATCACCTCGAACACGAGTTTTCCTTCTTGCCGCGGCAACACTTTCTGGTGTTCTCGGTTGCGGTGAGGTAA
- a CDS encoding MFS transporter has protein sequence MGDERLPLRSIAVYSLPMLGIGYMFGLVNFYLLKFSTDVLLVAPATMGLIFGISRLWDAFFDLPAGYLSDRTVTRLGRRRPWLLASVVPISVVFLALWSPPDGLSGTALTLWMAAGVILFYSAQTIFNVPHSSLGAELTVVYHERTRVFAARLIADTGGVFLALVGIFLLERSSAPRAMAYRLSLIAAVVTAGLILFSIAQQRERAEYQGRGSTNPYTAFADVWRNPHARLLLATFFIELLGVASLSTLIPYVSEYILHTPGYTSYYLLGYLLPFAVSIPVWIPLSRRFGKRNAWVASMVVKGLAFGSCFFLGEGDWLQIIAVVTVVGVADGCGRTIAPSLQADVIDYDEYRTGQRKEGAYFAAWNLAAKGAMAVAVVLTGFVLQASGFRPNAEQTETTKLALRVLMAIFPLVFYAIAAVIGSRFRLNESEHAEIRAALAAGVS, from the coding sequence ATGGGGGACGAACGACTGCCGTTGCGCAGCATCGCGGTTTACAGCCTGCCGATGCTGGGCATCGGTTACATGTTCGGTCTGGTGAACTTCTACCTGCTGAAGTTCTCCACCGATGTATTGCTGGTCGCGCCGGCGACGATGGGATTGATCTTCGGCATTTCCAGGCTGTGGGACGCGTTCTTCGATTTGCCCGCAGGTTATCTCAGCGATCGCACGGTCACGCGGCTCGGGCGCCGCCGCCCGTGGCTGCTCGCATCGGTGGTGCCGATCAGCGTGGTGTTTCTCGCATTGTGGAGTCCGCCGGATGGCCTGAGCGGAACCGCGCTCACGCTGTGGATGGCCGCCGGCGTCATCTTGTTCTACTCGGCGCAGACCATCTTCAATGTGCCGCACAGTTCGCTCGGGGCCGAACTCACCGTCGTCTATCACGAGCGCACGCGGGTCTTCGCGGCGCGGCTGATCGCAGACACCGGGGGAGTGTTTCTCGCGCTGGTCGGGATCTTTCTCTTGGAACGGTCGAGCGCACCACGCGCGATGGCCTATCGTCTCAGCCTCATCGCTGCGGTGGTGACCGCCGGGCTGATCCTGTTCTCGATCGCACAGCAACGGGAACGCGCAGAGTATCAAGGGCGCGGCAGCACCAATCCCTACACCGCGTTCGCCGACGTCTGGCGCAACCCACACGCGCGGCTGCTGTTGGCGACGTTCTTCATCGAGCTCCTCGGCGTCGCTTCGCTGTCAACGCTGATTCCCTACGTCTCCGAGTACATCCTGCACACCCCCGGCTACACGTCGTACTACTTGCTCGGCTATCTCTTGCCGTTCGCCGTCTCGATCCCGGTCTGGATTCCGCTCTCGCGTCGGTTCGGCAAACGCAACGCGTGGGTGGCGTCGATGGTGGTGAAGGGGCTCGCCTTCGGTTCGTGTTTCTTCCTCGGCGAAGGAGATTGGCTGCAAATCATCGCCGTCGTCACCGTCGTCGGTGTCGCCGACGGCTGTGGCCGGACGATCGCACCCTCGTTGCAAGCCGATGTGATCGACTACGACGAATATCGGACGGGGCAACGCAAGGAGGGCGCGTACTTTGCCGCGTGGAATCTGGCGGCGAAAGGCGCCATGGCGGTCGCCGTCGTCCTCACCGGGTTTGTGTTGCAAGCCTCGGGCTTTCGCCCCAACGCCGAGCAGACCGAGACGACCAAGCTGGCGCTGCGGGTGTTGATGGCGATCTTCCCGCTGGTGTTCTACGCCATCGCGGCCGTCATCGGCAGCCGCTTTCGTCTCAACGAATCCGAACACGCCGAGATCCGCGCCGCGCTGGCAGCCGGCGTGTCGTAG